The genomic region TTCCCTGTGGCTCTGATGCCCTTTTCCCATAACTACTCCACCCATTTGAGTAGAGATCTTGTGGGCCTTCCTGATGGctcccatggtaaagaatctgtctgcagtgcgggagaccagggtttgatccctgggttgggaagatcccctggagaagggaatggctacccactccagtattcttgcctggagaacccctggacagaggagcctggcgggctacagtccacagggtcacagagagtcggacatgaccgagcgactaacacacgtGCAGCAGTTTCAACAGAAGATGGTTGGTTCAGGGTGGCCCCCAAGCTGCCTTCTCTAGGCGTGTCACccattctctcccctccctgcccccagtacCTTGTTCACTGGGGCTGCCCCAGCCGGTGACCCAGCAGTTCATGCCCGTCTCAAAGATGACCGAGGGGTCAGGCACACACACGGGGAGGATGTAGTTGGTGAAGGTCACAGGTGCCTCCAGCTCCACCAGGGCCACGTCGGCGCTCGAGGCCATGCCTTGGTACTGGGGGTTGCTCTCGACCCGCTTCACCCGGGCATACACAGCGTGTGGCCCTGGCCTCGCCAGTTGCAACACCCCCAGCAGGACCTGGTACAGGGGTGTTTCAGAGGTGCTGGTGGGAGAGCAGAGACCCGGCGTGAGGCCGCCCTGGAGGCGTCAGTGGAAGTTAAGTGGAGGTGAGAAGTAGGGAGGAGTTGGACTTCCTCCTCGCTCCCCAGGGTGCTGACAGCTCAGTCTACACTTTGTCTTCCGGAGTGCACTCTCCAGGGGGTTGTACTACGGGATAGGGTGGGAAAGGGTGTAAACTCCAAGCAGCCTTTAATTCCTAGCTCCACCCTGGCGGGCCCAGCCACCTCGCGCAAGTCACCCAGCAAGTTCTCTGTGACtcggtttccttgtctgtaaaatggggacagtaacaGCCCCCACCTGAAAGGCTGTGTCTGTGGGGGTCAAAGGAGGTGATCACCCACCGGGGCCCAGCCTGAGGCAAGTGGCCTGCTCCCTCTGAGCCTGGATTTCTGAACTTGAGATGTGAGATTTTAGAAGAATTCCAAGAGCTGTGGTGAGGCGAGAGCTGAGATGCCTGGACAGCCCTGAAGGCCAGGACCAGGTGGGCCATGGCGTGGCCCTTTTGGTTAGGGCCACTGTAGGTGACCTCagagtgaggaggaggaagggccaTTCTGCTTCGTCCACCTGTGCCCAGAGCCCCAACCAGGAAGGGAGTGTCTGGATGTGAGGTGTGGGAGGAGACGAGGCAGGCAACGGGAGGAGCCTGCGGCCAGCAGCAGGGGCGGCCTGTCTGACGAAAGCACCTCACTGTGAGCCCGGAGGGGGGATTGGACCCCTCccagctgggctgggggcagcaAGAGCCCGAAAGCAGGGGCTGCTGCTGGAAGCTGGCCCCGAGGCTGGACCCAAAGGGAGCCCTGGCAGGAAAGGCTCAGATGTCGCAGACGCAGCCTCTCTCGGGCTGTGGGGGCTCGGCCTGGGTGCCCTGCACCGCCGCTGTCCGCAGGCTGGCGCTGTCCGTGGTGCTGAAGCCCGGCGTTTGCGGGCAGCGCGCGGGGAGGGGGCGGTTCCGTCTGCACAATCTGTGCCCCCGGCCCCGCTGGCGGAGGGCAGGGAGCGAAGTGTGGGGCGCGGCCGACTCACTTGGAGAAGCAGTGCGCGGCGGTGAGGACCCACCGGTCCGTGATGAGGCTGCCCCCGCAGAAGTGGCTTCCGTTTCGCTGAATGCTGACCTGCCAGGGCCACTCGCCCTCCAAGGCGTTCTGCCCACCCACCATCCGATTCAGCATTCGCGGGCGCCCGCAGGCTGGGGGAACAGAGccggggaggggttggggggcgCTCCCTGGAGGCCCATCCCCTCAGCTCTGATTCCCACCCCCAAACCCACACTCAGGCTTTCCTATCCTGTTCACTTCCTGGCTTTCCTGCCTCTGACTGGCCCCAGGACCTTAGGCCTAAGTCGGAGGCCTGGGCATCAGTCAGCCTCTGACGCAGGCTGTGGGCCCCTTGCCCCTCACCTGTGACACCCGACCCTTGTGCGGTGGGGGTTAGATAACACGGATAAAGTTcttatcccccctccccccagcctgaTAAAGGGCTCCTGGACCTTCCTTTTCCACCCCCCAACTCCTGTCTGGGCTCCCCAGCTTTCCCCACTGTGGGATTCCTGTGCCAGGCCCATTCATTATGGGCCTCGCTGGGGAGGGGGGCTTCTGGCCCGTCTTGGAGATCTCAGCCAAGCCCACTCCTGTCCCCCTACCTGAAGGCCTTGAATGCTTACCGTTTAGTGCCTCACCCCCCTGAGTccctgaaaatgagaaaaagagggTGATCAGCCAACTCGGCCCAAGCTGTGGtctgctcctcccctccccaactgGTCAGCGTAGCCCGTCCTCTGCTGCACACGCAGCCTCCCATGGACTCCGCAGGACTGTCCACCGGGGACCTAGCAGGAGAGGCTGGCAGCCTTCAGTTTCCTGCAGGTCCCACCCCTATGGTGTGCACAGGCCGGGCTGTGGGCCAGAGCTCACCTGCAAGGGCAGACAGGCACGTTGCCACACGAGGACCAATCAGAGAGGAGGGGACCCCGCCAGGGCCTGACTCCCATCTGGGGCAAGAGGGCTCCTTCTGGACCCCACCAGGGCTTTCCCTCCATACCCCACACTTGTCCTCGTCTGGAAGCTCTGCGGAGGATCTGGCCTTCGGCCCCAGGGTTGTGGGGCCTCCCCCACACACCCTCTCCACCAGCCTGGGGCTGGGATAAGGGGCCAGACAGAGTGAGCGAGGCTCCACGTCCGACTGCCCACCCAGCCGCTTGGGTCTCGCTCGTCTCAGGGGAGTAGATAGGCCAGCCGGTGGTCGTGGGTCAGCCCTCCCAAGATCCCAGATTCCCAAGTGCCAGCCCCTCTTTCAGACGTTCCAGCTAGCTCACAGGAGGCCCCAGGACCCCTGCCGGGCCTGGCACCCCTGCCTGTGTGAGGGACagaggggagggcggggggcaATCTTGGAAGTGGACCCCTCTCCCCAGGACCCACTGTCCCCCAGTCTCTGGACAAGGCACAGGGCCCGCCTCTTGGCCTTGATAGGCCCTTCCACTCCAGCTCAGAGACCCCAGCCAGGCCGACAGTCTCGACCAGCGCCAGCGCAGCTCCAGGCGACCCACCCCGTAAAGAGAGCCCTGCTTGTGGATCTGATCACTGGGACGGATCTGATCAGAGCTTGGGGAGTCAGGACAGCCTCTCCCCACCTCACACTCCCCCGACACCCCAGCCCCTCACAGTAACCAGTCCCAGGTGGCGGAGGGGCCCCTAGGCCCAGGGCAGGATATGGCCAGGCTGAGCCACACCCTTTTGTGACCCTGGGGATTTTAACAGGACCCTATTCTTCCAGCTGAGGGGTACACTCCCCAGTGCTGGGCGGGGGGCGGAAAAATGAAGCAGTTGCGGGGGGTGCTGAGCATGGGCCAAGAGGAGCGAGCAGGCACTGGCAGGACTGGCCACTCTTCCAGGTAGAGGTGCCAATAGACGCGTGGGAGGTGAGAGCAGTCAGCCAAGGCCAGCAGGACGTCTGCCCAGACACTGATTGTGTCAACAAAGGGCCCTTTAAAAATGCACACGTGCCCCAGGCGGGCATTCCCTCGAGTCCCTTGTCTTAGTATAATCTGATTTAGTCAGACTGATAACCCTGGACCCTGCACTCTTGCTTCTGCTTGCATGAAGCTGAAACGCCCTGGCCGGCTTTTTCCCTCCCTGTGGGACTTTTCCAGAGCCTTGTCCAGGTTCTCCCCACAACCATGCCCACTCCTGTACGAGTATGTGGCTGCACTGTCCACGCCCAGGATCGAGGGCACTCGCACCCTGCCTGGCAGACCCTCTTGCATAGGCTCTGCAGCCGTCTGCACCCTGGCCTGATGCACCCCAGCCTGATGCACCCCGGCTTCCTGTTTGGACTGAGCCCCGGCCTctgaggcttctctggtgcctcagacagtaaagaatccatctgtgatgaaggagatccaggttcgacctctgggttgggaattcccctggagaaggaaatggctatacactccagtattcttgcctggagaaccccatggacagaggagcctggtggtctacagtccctggggtcacaaagagtcagacccaactaagtgactttgacttcacttttcCTGCCTCCGAATGCTTGTCCACAGCACCCCTTTCCTCCTGGGTCTAAATCCAGATTCTAGAGAGTGCTAATCCAGATCCTAATCCAGAGTGCTAAACCTAACTGAaattcctccccctcctccaggcagccctcctTGATTGTATTATCTGGGCAGCCTGGCTCCCTTTTCTGAGTCTTCCCACTTGGCCCCACCTTGCCCTGGGGGTGGAATTCTCATCTCATCTCACCTGAGCTCAGGAGCTCTGTGGAAGCAGGGCCCACATCCTGGGAGCCTGAGCCCAGGGAATGTGTAAGAGGGACAGTGGGGGCAGGACTGCCTGGGGAAGAGGGGTGTGGAGACCCAGGCTGGGCAGGGTGGGCGTCCTGTTGGGGCTGGGTAAGCCAGCAGGGTGTCAGGCCCCTCCTCTGGATCCGGGGCCCTTCTGCTCCTGTATCTGGTGGCTCATGGAGGCAGGAGAGACCTGAGGCTTTAGGAGGGAACAGCCAGAGATGAGAGGCTGGGATGGCGCTCAGGAGCTCAGGGCTCTGGTGTCAGCTTTGGAGAGCCAAGTGTAGGCCGCCGTTTGCACTTTGGCGATGACCTCGATTACTCCACCCACCAGGAGCAATCACAGGGTTACACACCCTGGCAGAGACGAGCTCCCTCAAAGAACGCTGTTATCCTGGTGccaggggaggaaggcagggcagtGAGGCCTGGGGGGCCCTGCAGAGCCCAAGGAGTCTGGGGCCTCCCCACCGAGGTGCCTCCTCCCCTGTGGGAAGCCTGGAGCCCCAGCAGGGCTGCAGCCCAGGCTGACAGCCCGGCCCTGCGAGGTGACTTGAGGACACGGAAGTGAGGCGGCGGCTGGGTGGGCCAGGCGGGCCCAGGAATGCAGGAGAGTTTCTCCAGCAGAGAGAAGCCTGCCTGGCTGGGAGGGGCCTGGCAGTTGGGGCCCCTGGCTGACACCTGCTCACCCTCACTGGGGCCTCTCTCACCTGCACCCCTGCCCCATGCCCCACTGACCCCCCCAGCCTTCCGTGGCTCCCTGACTCAGGCCGTGCTCGGCCACCCCTCCTGGCCCCGCGGACGCTGGCCCTGGGGCCAGTCTTGAGTTCAGATCCTGCACCCAGGCAGCCCTGTGTTTGTGCCTTGGAGACGGGAGAGGCCGAGATGAGAGGAAGTGGGGTGCCAAGCCCAGAGCTTGGCCCTGCTCGCCGAAGGCagtgggagcaggggtgggggtgggggtggatccTGCCCGAGTCACCACCTCGGGCCCTCGCAGGCCTGCACCCATGCTGCCTTCCCCAGTTCACTCCCCCAGGTGGGATGTCTCAACCTTCCTCCTGCGGGAAGAAGAGGAGGCCCTTGCTGCAGCCCCCAGCCTGGCCAGGGAGTGGGGACTGGGCTACAGCTGCCGTCACGACAGACCTGCAGGACCTGTAGGACTCTCCTGCTACCTTTAGGACTCACCGgaccgcagcagcagcaggagcagggccACAGCTGGCACCTGCTTCATGGTCTCGGCCTGGCTGGAGTGCCCGCCGGGCAGGGGACAGTGGTGGCAGGAGCTCCGAGTGCTTGAGCACGAAGCTCGGGGCTCCATGAAGTGGGTTATATGCGCCAGATGAGTGTCGGCTTGGCTATGCCGCTGGACCTGTCAGCCCGGCCAGCCCAGTTCCTCTTGACAGGAAGGAGGCACCCCAGAACTCTGGTTCCTCCATGACCTGGCCCTGAACCCCAAGGGGTCAGACCCCTCACCCCAAGGGTTTGAGGCCAGGGTGTATAGGCCCCATTTAGGCAGCTTGTGGCATGGAGTTCCACCCCCCTACCGTGGCTGACCACACCCCCCAGCTGACCACAGGCCCCACATAAACTGACTGCAGTCCACCCATTAAGACCCTCCCtgtttcatccattcattcatttgttcattcattcatattgagcatctacttcccaggtgacactagcagtaaagaacctgccttccaaagcaggagacacagagctgccgatttgattcctgggtcaggaagatccttggagaaggaaatggcaacctgctccagtattcttgcctggaaaattccatggacagaggagcctggcgggctacggtccatagggtcacaaagagttgggcatgactgagtgcacgagtgtgtgtgcacacgcatacccacacagtccatggggtcacaaagggtcaggcatgactgagcccAGGAGTGCGCACacgcgtgcgcgcgcgcacacacacacgcacacgcacacacacgcacacgcacacacacgcgcgcgcgcacacacacacacactatgtccCACATCAGTGAATGAAAGAGTCCAGGACTGGGTTTTACACTTTGGGGGGGGATGGGCACGAAAAAGGTCCCCTGTGCTTATGAAACAAAGTGGGGCAGGGAAGGAGTCCGGACGAGGGTCCCCAACCGACCCCAGCGCCCTGGTCGGCCCTCTGTCCAGGAACTGGATCCCAGCAGTTCCAGGACCCATCCCAACGAGGCCACGACCGCCTACCCCAgccgggggcggtgggggggctTCCCGGAACCGAGGGCCGGGTGGGCGGGGCGGAAAGTGGTTCTGGGAAGGCCGGGCCGGGTGACCGACCGTGTCCCTGCCCTGGGCGTGGCCGGCCGGGTCGGGACGTGCGGCCGCCGCGGAAGCGGCTCGGGGAGGAAGTTATCTGGAGCACGGGGATGACGTCAGAGGCTCAGGTCTGGTCTCGGCTTGGGGCTGGGGCCGGGGACCAGGTCCGAcggaccccccaccccagggttggggtggggagctcTGGAGCACAAGCAGAGCCCGGCCTCAGCCTCCCGGCCTCAGCCTCCCGGCCTGCGAAGGGGGTGCGGCGCGCCCCAGGAGGCGCGGGGGCAGAGGTcggccgccccctccccgctcccccgccccccagccctggAGCGCCGAGTCCACGCAGTCCTGCCCTCGGATGGCCGGGCTGCCGGGCAGAGCCAGGCCTGGTGGGGGCTCCCTCCGCTCCTCGCTCCTCGCTGCCCCCTTCCTCCCAGTCCTGCCCCTGCCCGCCTcgtgctcccctcccctcccttctcttctccagcagcCCTGCAAGGGGAAGGGGGCGTCACCGCAGTTCGGGCCTGTCACACAcgccccctctctccctcctcctccgcGGCCCCCTCGGCGCTGTGTCCCGGGCCCTGTGCGGAACTGGGCTCCCTGGGGAGGGGCGGAGTATGGAAGCTGGGCCCAGGCTCACTGGGGCTCATTGCACAGGTGTTCTGTGCGCACGCTGGGGGCCCAGCCCTGTCCCGGGCCGGGGAACGTCCAGGTGAACGGTGTGGAGGACCCTGCCAGACAGAATGAAGCTGAAAATGACTAATCGCAAACTTGGGTCAGTTTCAGAAGGTCAGGACAGCGACATTTCTCCAGCACCTGACGGTCGATTCCCTGGATCTCAGAGGACTCTCAGATTCTTCTGGGCCAACACTGCCTCTCTGGCatccttcttcatttttttttttttttttaagccaattcTAAGAAGGCTGTGCCTTGAAATCAAGCAAGCAACAAAAGTCAGGAGTGATCAGACAGCCGGGACGCAGGGAAAGTTGGGCTCCCAGTGACTCCAGTGCCTAGAGAAGCGGCTCGTGTCCCAGTGGGCACCtgtgggcctggggtgggggctgcagggtgAGCAGGAAGCCAGGCCTCTTTCTCATTCCCGCCACCAAACAAGGGAGGGGAATTGGAATCCAGGAGGACTCAGAGACTTGAATATATTTTATCAATTCCGCCTTAAAAAAAGTGGCTATCTATCAACTCTGGCAGGGAGCATGTTTTCTAATGTTGGAAGCCACAGTAGGGACTTCCCgaagggtccagtggttaagactcagagctcctcgcggtgcagggggcatgggtttgataatggctacccactttttgcctgaagaattccatggacagaggagacagacaagctacagtccttgggcccacagagagtcagacacaactgagagactaacactttcactgggaactaatatcccacgtGCAgtgtggcagaaaaaaaaaaacagtcccaGTAGACAACGTAATAGAGACGTGGCCATAAACTAAAAAAGTACAAACAAAATTGgcctcaaaataaaaaatcagggacttccctggcagtctagtggttaagattctgtgctcccagtgcagagggtaAGTGCTTGATCCCTGTCTGGGGAACAGTGAACTCACAGGCCACATGGTACAGCCTAAAAaaacccagtttttaaaattaaaaaaaattaaaaagcaaacaataggaaaaatatttgcaggaAATGTGGCCAAATACTGACAACATTATTGTCCAGAGCACTTAAGAAATTGATCAGGCAAACCCTGGACCCCTGAAGAGGAAATGAATGAAGGACACAGACAAGTCTTGGAAGAGGAAACCAATTTGGCTAATAGACTTGCTGAGAAATATTCAGCCTCagtaattaaagaaatgcaaatcaaagccacaacaAGGAGATGTGTGGAGTTATATCAACCTTGGTGGAATGCTGTTAGTCGAGGCTGTGGGGCAATGTGCCAGCTGGTGGGCACGTAACTGGCCCAGCCCGTTTGTAAATCAGTTTGTTAGTGTTtgcttcaactttttaaaatagttattctCTTTGACTCAATGAATTCATCACTGAAAGTCTATTCTAAGAAGAAAGTCttaaatacagaaaaagcatGAAGATGTCAGTGGTCAGCTTACTTATaattgcaaaaacaaaataaaaccttgtTTGGACATTGGTAACTAAAACAGCCtttcaatataatttaaaaaaattatactttcacGGAGAATGGGTAAGTGTAGAAAATGCTCGTTATATaaggggaaattttaaaagaatgggtATAAAGATTTTTAGGAAGTATAATAactgaaaattcaaaatttaaaacaacagcagcaacctCCAAAAGAAAAGTTTGCAGAATGTTCAGCAGTGACCATCTAGGAGGGATTCTGTAGTCAGTTGGATTTCTTTCCAAAGGAGATGACAGGAAGCCAACTGACTCTCATGAAGCACAACAGGTGTTCATGGGACCTCTGCTTCTGGTTTGTGGGCCAGTGCATGGGACCTTCCTGTGATGCTCCAGTGGAGGGACAAGCTAGGGACCCGGTGGACAGATGGCCTTCCTTCTAGCCCGTAGGTGGTGACTTGGTTCTCCAGTCTCCAAGATGACTCCTGGAGCCAGGCACACTGCAGTCTCTTCCTCCAGGGATGCCAGTGAAGAAGGCTGGAGCCTGCCTCTGTCCCATCCAATGTGAACACTCCCACGGAAGGACCGCAACTGTCTCACAAATTGCCCAGGCTGGTGACACTGCTGCTATGTGGCCACAGCACAGTTTGTTAgcagaaaggagaagggaaggagacagGTGAGCAAGAAGCAGTAACCACCACACTGACTCCAGTGTGAGAGTGAAGTAAAGACATTTGGGAACATGGAAAGTCTCAGGAAGTTTTATCCCCCAGGCACAATTCTTGGGAAGCCactgtgggggtgagggtggggagatgTTCTCTGACTAAAGAAGAATTAAACCAAAAAAGTAGGAAATGTGGGCTGTAGAAAACAGATCAAACtcagaagagggagaagggaatCTGTGGGATGCTGGTGAAGGGAGATTCCAGAATGGCAGTTGTGCCCCAAGCAGAGAGGGCGGCCTTCATTCACGAACACTGTGACAAAAGAGACAGGAATGCTGACATCACAGTGTCCTCATAGTGCCCTCTGCCATTGCGCTATCTTTTCAATCGGATGAAACATCTGGAGAATGTAAGCCAAGAGGCAGACATGAGACACAGGACAGGAAACCCCAACCAGGAGAAAGACCAATGGAACGCCAGGATGGGAAAGGGAACTCCCAGGACGACAGAGCTACCCAGAGAGCAAGTatcccagaaaaaggaaaatgggtGTATCAGGCGGGAttaaagaggagaaggggagaaagaaaagaaatgatatatgTTCCTTAATGAGATTGTTCTGGTGGAGAGTCATAAAGTGTGGGTAGGTACAAAggaaatcaacaacaacaaaggtgatTATtaacttaaggggaaaaaattaagaaaggaaacaaacataGTACACTGTAAGACTTGGCCATACCCCCTAAAGTCTCATCCCATTATGGTATCAGCCAGCCTTGAGGTCCAGTGTCTTATCAACTAAACTAGATTTACATGCAGTCGAGGCTTCTTGGGCATAATTCCTCTTTATCTGAAGAACTGTGAACTAAAGAGGTCACCCTGCCCACCCAACATTCAGGGGTGAGGAAGGGACAGGATAACCACGAGATAACCCACTCACAGCAAGGACTGGTCCATAGCGTATCTGAAATTTCTCTACGCAACGTGCTGCCCCCTCCTGCTCAGGAGCGGGAGTGCACATTGTCCAGCGTCCTGGAGAGAAGTTCTTCATGACTCAGCTCTGCGCTCTGGGCTGTTGGCTTTGGCCTCTGAATCATCTGTGCTTTCCCATAAGACACGGTTCATGTCTATAACTGAATAGTTTTCTCTGCCAACCTGCTTCTTGTCTGTAGAAAGTTGGGAATCTAAAGAATTGTCCCTTTCAGTTCAAGTTTGTAGAGTTTGCTGACTTCTCAGCATAAATAATGGAGGCCAGAAGACAATGGAAAATCTTTAAAGTGCtgaaattgggacttccctggtggtctagtggttaagagtctgccttccaatgcagaggatgcaagtttgatccctgatctgggaactaagataccacaagcaaagaggtgcagccaaaactaaacaaataataaacaaataaggggactttcctggtggcagtgactaagaattcacctgccaatgcaggggacatgggtttgatccctggtccacgAAGTTTTCGCATGCTGCAGAGCAATGAAGCCCGTACAGAACTGCTGAAGTCCTctcacctagagcctgcgctctgcaacaagggaaaccACCGAGACTAGGAGCCCAGGTGCCGCAATGacgagcagcccctgcttgctgtaGCTGGAGAATGTCTGTGCGAAGCAACGAGCACCCAACACagccattaattaattaattaaacaaatgaGGGTCCCTGTAACAGTCCATTCATTTTTAGAAGCCACTTGATGACTGATGGTTGACCAGTCTGATCCTTGACATTTACCCCCCAAAAGAGGCCTGGGTTGACTAAAAAACTGAATGCAAGATATTTTCTTACAATACTTGTGATAGTTTCCACATCATTCTGCCCTTCCCCAGTGTTTGATATTCAGGGGCTCAAATATTGCCACAAAACCGTTTTTCTGAACTGGCACCAACTAATCAATCCACGTCAAAATAGCCTCTGTCAAGCGTGGTGTTGTAGGAGCCTGCTTTGAAGGGGTTGTGGAGAAATTcaggctttctaggtggctcagtggtaaagaatctgcctgtcaaggcaggggacgcaggagacatgggtttgatccctgggttaggaagattccctggagtaggaaatggccatctactccagtattcttgcctgaaaaattccatgggcagaggagcttggagggctactatccatgaggtcacaaaagagctggacaatGACtgagctgagcacacatgcatgttgaGAAATTCTGACGAGGGAAATGGTGCACACCTGGATGAGCCACAAGGCACTGATGAAGGACAAAGGCAGGTGTCACCCAGGTGTGTCTCGTCACCTGGGCTCTGCCACACACCTCTCAAGGTTTCCCCAGAATCAAGAAATAACTGAAATTGTCTTCTCTGATACCTCAAGGAAACCTACTCAGGACAGAATGGGTAGCCTTTTGCTCTGCTAACTAACTGACCTCTCAAAGTATGCAAAACAGATTGATCTTTGCCAGACCATCTGgtttgtttttcccttctttctctttgatggtatttatttattgactcacTCCACTTTATGGAagtataattaacaaataaaatctgtacatatttaatgtgtacagtgtgatgatttgatgtatgtatacattgtgaaatggttaccaaaatcaagttaattaacacatccatcacctgttaccattgtgtgtgtgggggggggggtggggtgtggtaAGAatgtgcatgcttgctcagtcactctgttgtgtccaactctttgcgaccccacagactgtagcccgccaggctcctctatctatggaattttccaggcaagaacactggagtggattaccatttccttctcctggggattttcctgacccagagatcaaacccacatctccggcatcacaggcgaattctttaccactgtgtcgcCTGTG from Odocoileus virginianus isolate 20LAN1187 ecotype Illinois chromosome 33, Ovbor_1.2, whole genome shotgun sequence harbors:
- the PRSS27 gene encoding serine protease 27; this translates as MKQVPAVALLLLLLRSGSPAPTVPLTHSLGSGSQDVGPASTELLSSGTQGGEALNACGRPRMLNRMVGGQNALEGEWPWQVSIQRNGSHFCGGSLITDRWVLTAAHCFSNTSETPLYQVLLGVLQLARPGPHAVYARVKRVESNPQYQGMASSADVALVELEAPVTFTNYILPVCVPDPSVIFETGMNCWVTGWGSPSEQDSLPKPRTLQKLAVPIIGTPKCNLLYSKDAESGFQPRTIKDDMLCAGFAEGKKDACKGDSGGPLVCLVGQVWLQAGVISWGEGCARRNRPGVYIRLTSHHDWIHRIIPELQFQRAGPGGAQKRDPRNLQPLGRNSARCPAARAVLLVLAALLALL